In Lewinellaceae bacterium, a single window of DNA contains:
- a CDS encoding AAA family ATPase has protein sequence MEVLIYDGLQAGPMKKQLDKVLNALKAGDFRTADVKKMPNAGYYRAKLDDKNRLLFKFSRYEGRTYILALEVILNHAYDKSRFLAGAAVDERRLEPISGEAALEREEVQPMAYVNPRAKKFRLLDKVLSFDEAQEEIFRYNPPLIIIGSAGSGKTALTLEKMKTLRGRLLYVTLSPYLAEHSRHLYYSFGYDNRQQEVDFLSFQEFLQTIEVPEGREINYRVFEGWANRFKQAYKIRDAHKVFEEFKGVITGSVVDKPYLSREEYLKLGVRRSVFTEGERAPVYELFLKYLDFLKQNGYYDSNMVAFSYLERVQPDYDFVVVDEVQDITNIQLQLLLKALDKKGQFILCGDSNQIVHPNFFSWANVKTMFYHQGMEGDIVRILATNYRNTAEVTEIANRLLLVKNTRFGSIDKESTYLVQPNSKQEGAVEFLEDNSRLKQELDRKTGKSARYAVLVTRNEDKAEARKFFGTPLLFSIQEAKGLEYENIILYNIISDNEKEFREISSGVRPEDLKGELVYSRARDKADKSLEAYKFYINSLYVAITRAVKNLYVIERNKKHQLLALLELTDFKNKTGIKDQSSSMEEWQQEARKLELQGKQEQADDIRNKILKTQPVPWDVTTIDKLDELRAEALDPNRFNKKAKDALYEYALFYDDEPTFHALAELNYKRAADWEKGGADYLRRLLNDYLKDNVRPIQQEVQRYGPDFRNKCNLTPLMLAATTGAAEIIDFLASLGANAELLDNYGRNAFRIALLHAYRDSDFARQKLPVIYHLLEPDNIKVRVGGKMIKISNQQAEFWMFNLTLAITRELIVHKAQHDLPSVESADFLEAAENYPFHILPEYRRKRSYISSILSKNEVNRDDKYNKKLFVRVRHGYYLPNPLLEVLVGEDWINAYELLSISALKTDAHYRAGFWLGLLDTYREMAATGRKTDMELVWMRRSIEEDNPLMSPEYRSMIERRLKEWEAQEPGGE, from the coding sequence ATGGAAGTATTGATCTATGATGGCCTGCAGGCAGGGCCAATGAAAAAACAACTGGATAAAGTATTGAACGCGCTGAAAGCGGGCGACTTCCGGACGGCTGACGTGAAGAAGATGCCCAATGCCGGTTACTACCGGGCCAAGCTCGACGACAAGAACCGGCTGCTGTTCAAGTTCAGCCGTTATGAGGGCCGGACGTATATCCTGGCGCTGGAGGTGATCCTCAACCACGCCTACGACAAATCGCGCTTCCTGGCTGGGGCGGCGGTCGACGAGCGCCGCCTGGAACCAATATCCGGCGAAGCGGCGCTGGAGCGGGAAGAGGTTCAGCCAATGGCCTACGTGAACCCCCGGGCGAAAAAATTCCGCCTGCTGGACAAGGTCCTGTCCTTCGACGAAGCGCAGGAAGAGATTTTCCGGTACAATCCTCCGCTCATCATCATCGGCTCGGCCGGGAGCGGCAAGACGGCCCTGACGCTGGAAAAGATGAAAACCCTGCGGGGCAGGCTGCTATACGTCACCCTTTCGCCTTACCTGGCGGAGCATTCCCGGCATCTGTATTACTCCTTCGGCTACGACAACCGGCAGCAGGAGGTGGACTTCTTGTCTTTCCAGGAGTTTTTGCAAACCATTGAAGTGCCGGAGGGCCGCGAGATCAACTACCGCGTATTTGAGGGCTGGGCCAACCGGTTCAAGCAGGCTTACAAAATCCGGGACGCCCACAAGGTTTTTGAGGAGTTCAAAGGCGTGATCACCGGCTCGGTCGTGGATAAACCCTACCTTTCCCGCGAGGAGTACCTGAAGTTGGGCGTACGCCGCTCCGTTTTCACCGAAGGCGAAAGAGCGCCGGTTTATGAGCTGTTCCTGAAATACCTCGACTTTCTGAAGCAGAATGGCTATTACGACAGCAATATGGTGGCGTTCAGTTACCTGGAACGCGTACAGCCGGATTACGATTTTGTCGTGGTGGATGAAGTACAGGACATTACCAACATCCAGCTCCAGCTCCTCCTCAAGGCGCTCGACAAGAAGGGCCAGTTCATTTTATGCGGCGATTCCAACCAGATCGTGCATCCCAACTTCTTTTCCTGGGCGAATGTCAAGACCATGTTCTACCACCAGGGCATGGAGGGAGATATCGTGCGCATTCTGGCCACCAATTACCGAAATACGGCGGAGGTCACCGAGATCGCCAACCGGCTGTTGCTGGTAAAAAATACCCGTTTCGGGTCCATTGACAAAGAAAGCACCTACCTGGTTCAGCCCAATTCCAAACAGGAAGGGGCCGTTGAATTTTTGGAAGACAATTCCCGGCTGAAGCAGGAGCTCGACCGCAAAACCGGGAAGTCGGCGCGTTATGCGGTGCTGGTCACCCGCAACGAAGACAAGGCTGAAGCCCGCAAATTCTTCGGCACGCCCCTGTTGTTCTCCATCCAGGAGGCCAAAGGGCTGGAGTACGAAAACATCATCCTGTACAACATCATCAGCGACAACGAAAAGGAGTTTCGCGAGATCAGCAGCGGCGTGAGACCTGAAGACCTGAAAGGCGAACTCGTCTATTCCCGCGCCCGCGACAAGGCCGACAAATCGCTGGAGGCCTACAAGTTTTACATCAATTCCCTCTACGTGGCCATCACCCGGGCGGTAAAGAATCTCTATGTTATTGAACGCAACAAAAAACACCAGTTGCTTGCCCTGCTGGAACTCACCGACTTTAAAAACAAAACCGGCATCAAAGACCAGTCTTCTTCCATGGAAGAGTGGCAACAGGAAGCCCGCAAACTAGAACTTCAGGGCAAACAGGAACAAGCGGACGATATCCGAAACAAAATCCTGAAAACCCAGCCTGTGCCCTGGGACGTGACTACTATTGACAAGCTGGATGAACTGCGAGCCGAAGCGCTCGACCCCAACCGCTTCAACAAAAAAGCCAAAGACGCGCTTTACGAATACGCCCTGTTTTACGATGACGAGCCTACTTTCCATGCCCTGGCGGAACTGAATTACAAACGGGCTGCCGACTGGGAAAAGGGCGGAGCGGATTACCTGCGCCGCCTGCTCAACGATTACCTGAAAGACAATGTCCGGCCCATTCAACAGGAGGTGCAGCGGTACGGCCCGGATTTTCGAAACAAGTGCAACCTCACCCCCTTAATGCTGGCCGCCACCACCGGTGCCGCCGAAATCATTGACTTCCTGGCCAGCCTCGGCGCCAACGCGGAACTGCTCGACAACTACGGGCGCAATGCTTTCCGCATCGCACTGCTCCATGCCTACCGGGATTCCGATTTTGCCCGGCAAAAACTGCCGGTCATATACCACCTGCTTGAACCAGACAACATCAAGGTGCGCGTAGGCGGCAAAATGATCAAGATCAGCAACCAGCAGGCCGAGTTTTGGATGTTCAACCTCACCCTCGCCATTACCCGCGAGTTGATTGTCCATAAGGCCCAACACGACCTGCCTTCCGTCGAGTCCGCCGATTTTCTGGAAGCAGCCGAAAATTACCCCTTTCATATCCTGCCGGAATACCGGAGAAAACGCTCCTACATCAGCAGCATCCTCTCGAAAAACGAGGTCAACCGGGATGATAAATACAATAAGAAGCTCTTCGTGCGCGTCCGCCACGGCTATTACCTGCCCAACCCTCTGCTGGAAGTACTGGTAGGCGAGGACTGGATCAATGCTTACGAATTGTTGAGCATCAGTGCCTTGAAAACAGACGCACACTATCGCGCCGGCTTCTGGCTGGGCCTGCTGGATACCTACCGCGAAATGGCGGCCACCGGCCGGAAAACGGACATGGAACTGGTTTGGATGCGCCGGAGCATCGAGGAAGACAATCCCTTAATGTCGCCCGAGTACCGCAGCATGATCGAACGGCGGCTGAAGGAGTGGGAGGCGCAGGAGCCCGGGGGGGAGTGA